One segment of Dolichospermum sp. DET69 DNA contains the following:
- a CDS encoding GNAT family N-acetyltransferase, whose translation MTNLIIRDAEASDSHTLFGLIQGLAEYEKLSAAVIGNAEALKEHLFGSPKYVDAILAEFQGKAVGFAIFFHNYSTFLTKPGIYLEDIFVSPEYRRQGIGKALLTRVAQIAVERDCGRLEWSVLDWNISAQTFYRNMGADILEDWRICRVNGDNLIKLAK comes from the coding sequence ATGACTAATTTAATTATCCGTGATGCCGAAGCAAGTGATTCTCATACCCTGTTTGGATTAATTCAGGGACTTGCAGAATATGAAAAATTATCTGCTGCTGTTATTGGCAATGCAGAAGCACTAAAAGAGCATTTATTTGGTTCACCAAAATACGTAGATGCAATTTTAGCTGAATTTCAAGGTAAAGCTGTCGGCTTTGCTATATTTTTTCATAATTATTCAACATTTCTTACCAAGCCAGGAATTTACCTAGAAGATATCTTTGTTTCGCCAGAATATCGCCGTCAAGGTATTGGTAAAGCACTTTTGACGCGGGTAGCTCAAATAGCAGTAGAACGGGATTGTGGGCGTTTAGAGTGGAGTGTTTTAGATTGGAATATATCAGCCCAAACATTTTACCGAAATATGGGAGCGGATATTTTAGAAGATTGGCGAATTTGTCGAGTTAATGGAGATAATTTAATTAAATTAGCAAAATAA
- a CDS encoding RpoD/SigA family RNA polymerase sigma factor yields MYQTKQPSLKETMNLAELGTMEILENITDHEEPSIESLDQVVYEDTAIVENLESEERNGDDMAAARPSGYNKTENDDAVGAFFKEMARYPLLKPDEEVELARRVRFLEEIKELQAALELELGALPSKIQVASQLEITEKQLESRLYQGRVAKRKMIRSNLRLVVSIAKRYLNRGVPFLDLIQEGAMGLNRASEKFDPDKGYKFSTYAYWWIRQAITRAIANDARTIRLPIHIVEKLNKLKKAQRELKQKLSRNPTEAEMAEALEITVHQLRQLQQLRRQALSLNHRVGKEEDTELMDLLEDEDNQSPEAKMNENMMRQEIWEVLGDVLTPREKDVISLRYGLTSSEPCTLEEVGNMFNLSRERVRQIQSKAMRKLRRPHIAKRLKGWLV; encoded by the coding sequence ATGTACCAAACAAAGCAACCATCCCTAAAGGAAACTATGAATCTTGCTGAATTGGGAACAATGGAAATACTAGAGAATATTACTGATCATGAAGAACCATCAATTGAGAGTTTAGATCAGGTAGTATATGAAGATACTGCAATTGTCGAAAACTTGGAATCAGAAGAACGAAATGGCGATGACATGGCCGCAGCCCGTCCTTCGGGATACAATAAAACCGAAAATGATGATGCTGTGGGCGCGTTTTTTAAAGAAATGGCGCGTTATCCACTACTCAAACCCGATGAAGAAGTGGAATTAGCCCGACGAGTCAGATTTTTAGAAGAAATCAAAGAATTGCAAGCAGCTTTGGAATTAGAACTAGGGGCACTCCCTAGTAAAATCCAGGTAGCTTCCCAATTAGAGATTACAGAAAAACAACTGGAAAGCCGTTTGTATCAGGGGAGAGTGGCCAAGCGGAAAATGATTCGCTCTAATCTCCGATTAGTAGTATCTATTGCTAAACGATATTTAAATCGTGGTGTTCCTTTTCTAGATTTAATTCAAGAAGGAGCAATGGGTTTAAACCGCGCTTCCGAAAAATTTGATCCCGATAAAGGATATAAGTTTTCTACCTATGCTTATTGGTGGATTAGACAAGCAATTACCAGAGCGATCGCTAATGATGCCCGAACTATTCGCTTACCAATCCATATTGTTGAAAAACTTAATAAATTAAAAAAAGCCCAACGGGAACTCAAGCAAAAACTCTCGCGTAACCCAACAGAAGCCGAAATGGCCGAAGCTTTGGAAATTACGGTTCACCAACTGCGTCAACTTCAACAACTCCGCCGACAAGCGCTTTCTCTTAACCACCGTGTCGGTAAAGAAGAAGACACAGAGTTAATGGACTTGCTGGAAGATGAAGATAACCAGTCTCCCGAAGCAAAAATGAACGAAAACATGATGCGTCAGGAGATTTGGGAAGTTTTAGGAGACGTACTCACCCCACGAGAGAAAGATGTAATTTCCCTGCGCTATGGACTTACCAGCAGCGAACCCTGCACCCTAGAGGAAGTGGGGAATATGTTTAACCTTTCCCGTGAACGAGTTCGCCAAATCCAAAGTAAAGCCATGCGAAAGTTACGCCGTCCTCACATAGCCAAGCGTTTAAAAGGTTGGTTGGTTTAA
- the priA gene encoding primosomal protein N', with product MYSISTNLSVMAVAEPRGSYQSQTKLSQWVEVLVDCPGCSDLFTYNIPEQLEIKPGDILSVPFGATQVGAIAIRLLIQPPADLAPEKIREVEDVVSEGFFPPGYWNLLNLVAEYYYTPLIQVIRAALPPGLLGRSQRRLRLTPLGRENPSIYISPTAQQVITLLEKTTTADYSYHYIQQKVKSAYRGIRELIRLGLAENYLEPPRLTKPKLQKAVTLLNNNDDDLTPRQKEIVEVLRRQGGEMWQSELLQLCSASSSILKALVDKGCVVIEDREVLRRDHGVAVVGDHNKSLTPAQNNALETINSLTGFAQVLLHGVTGSGKTEVYLQAISPVLAQGKSALVLVPEIGLTPQLTDRFRARFGNKVQVYHSALSDGERYDTWRQMLTGEPQIIIGTRSAIFAPLPNLGLIILDEEHDSSFKQDNPTPTYHARTVAQWRAELEHCPLILGSATPALESWVSRNHQYLSLPERINSRPLPPVEIVDMRQELKEGNRSIFSRKLQNALQQLEERQQQGILFIHRRGHSTFVSCRSCGYVLECPHCDVSLAYHHVEEGAPELLRCHYCNYGRLHPPHCPECSSPYLKFFGSGTQRVAQELTKQFPNLKQIRFDSDTTSTKGSHRTLLTKFANGEAHLLVGTQMLTKGLDLPQVTLVGVVAADGLLHLSDYRANERTFQTLTQVAGRAGRGDDPGRVIVQTYTPEHPIIAAVQKHDYQSFADAELVERQALNYPPYGRLILLRLSSLDPIQVQNTAQIIATFLSDKEGFEILGPAPASILRVANRYRWQILLKFAPDALPNLPDWLEVRSLSPTSVSLTIDVDPINIM from the coding sequence ATGTATAGTATTAGTACAAATTTATCGGTTATGGCTGTAGCTGAACCTAGGGGCTCATATCAATCGCAAACAAAGTTATCTCAATGGGTTGAAGTGCTTGTAGACTGTCCAGGATGTTCAGATTTATTTACCTATAACATACCAGAACAGTTAGAAATCAAACCAGGGGATATTTTAAGTGTTCCTTTCGGTGCAACACAGGTAGGTGCGATCGCTATTCGCTTATTAATTCAACCACCAGCAGATTTAGCACCAGAAAAAATTCGGGAAGTAGAAGATGTAGTTAGTGAAGGGTTTTTTCCCCCTGGTTATTGGAATTTACTTAATCTTGTTGCAGAATATTACTATACACCCTTAATTCAAGTTATTCGCGCCGCTTTACCGCCGGGATTGTTAGGGCGATCGCAACGTCGTTTGCGCTTAACTCCCTTGGGTAGAGAAAATCCCTCTATTTACATCAGTCCCACAGCCCAACAAGTTATTACACTGTTAGAAAAAACCACCACAGCAGATTATAGTTATCACTACATCCAACAAAAAGTTAAATCCGCATATCGGGGAATTCGGGAATTAATCCGGTTAGGATTAGCAGAAAATTATTTAGAACCGCCACGACTCACTAAACCTAAACTACAAAAAGCTGTTACACTTCTCAATAATAACGATGACGATTTAACACCCCGTCAAAAAGAAATTGTGGAAGTTTTAAGACGACAAGGCGGAGAAATGTGGCAAAGTGAATTATTGCAACTTTGTAGTGCCAGCAGTTCTATACTCAAAGCTTTAGTAGATAAAGGTTGCGTAGTCATTGAAGACAGGGAAGTATTACGCAGAGATCATGGTGTAGCCGTCGTTGGGGATCATAATAAATCCTTAACACCAGCCCAAAATAACGCCTTAGAAACTATTAATTCCTTAACCGGATTTGCTCAAGTATTGTTACATGGGGTGACAGGTTCAGGGAAAACAGAAGTATATTTGCAAGCTATTTCTCCCGTACTCGCACAAGGAAAATCCGCCCTTGTCTTAGTTCCCGAAATCGGACTCACACCCCAACTCACAGACAGATTCCGCGCCAGATTTGGGAACAAAGTCCAGGTTTATCACAGCGCCCTTTCCGACGGTGAACGTTACGACACTTGGCGACAAATGCTTACAGGAGAGCCGCAAATCATCATTGGGACTCGCAGCGCCATTTTTGCCCCTTTACCCAACTTAGGCTTAATTATCCTGGATGAAGAACACGATAGTAGCTTTAAACAAGATAACCCTACTCCCACTTACCACGCCCGCACCGTCGCGCAATGGCGAGCCGAATTAGAACATTGTCCCCTCATTTTAGGTTCAGCAACTCCTGCTTTAGAGAGTTGGGTAAGCAGAAATCATCAATATCTATCTTTACCAGAACGCATTAACTCCCGTCCCTTACCCCCTGTGGAAATAGTGGATATGCGTCAAGAGTTGAAGGAGGGAAATCGGTCTATTTTTAGCAGGAAGTTACAAAATGCTCTCCAACAATTAGAAGAAAGACAACAACAGGGAATTTTATTTATCCACCGTCGCGGACATAGTACATTTGTATCTTGTCGCAGTTGTGGTTATGTGTTGGAATGTCCCCACTGTGACGTTTCCCTAGCTTATCATCACGTTGAAGAGGGAGCGCCGGAATTATTACGCTGTCATTATTGCAACTATGGGCGTTTACATCCTCCCCATTGTCCCGAATGTAGTTCCCCTTATTTAAAATTTTTCGGAAGCGGTACTCAACGGGTAGCACAGGAATTAACTAAGCAATTTCCTAACTTGAAACAAATTCGTTTTGATAGTGATACTACCAGCACGAAAGGTTCACACCGGACTCTCCTCACCAAATTTGCTAATGGTGAAGCCCATTTATTAGTGGGAACACAAATGTTAACAAAAGGGTTAGATTTACCCCAAGTTACTTTGGTGGGTGTGGTTGCTGCGGACGGATTATTGCACTTATCTGATTATCGCGCCAATGAACGCACTTTTCAAACTTTAACTCAAGTTGCAGGGAGAGCAGGAAGAGGAGATGATCCGGGTAGGGTAATTGTGCAAACTTACACTCCTGAACATCCTATCATCGCAGCGGTGCAAAAACATGATTATCAATCTTTTGCTGATGCAGAGTTAGTAGAAAGACAAGCTCTGAATTATCCTCCCTATGGAAGATTGATTTTATTGCGGTTAAGTAGTTTAGATCCCATTCAAGTCCAAAATACAGCCCAAATCATTGCTACATTTTTGAGCGATAAGGAAGGCTTTGAGATATTGGGACCTGCACCAGCTAGTATTTTACGAGTTGCTAACCGTTATCGCTGGCAAATATTACTCAAGTTTGCTCCTGATGCTTTACCTAATTTACCAGATTGGCTGGAAGTGCGATCGCTCTCCCCGACTTCTGTTAGTTTAACAATTGATGTAGATCCGATTAATATTATGTAG
- a CDS encoding DUF4351 domain-containing protein, which yields MTRFIHDQFAKDYLEELLKPYGEVQAASQVAGEIREIDVLFTPFPNQTTNVELLGLLGKLATTPAIFEPFRNPASTEEICDCLLKSLEVRGALRRAAKREQTTKIKIEIPKLWILTPTASKNIISGFSETTKPDSLPGIYYLAKSLHAAIVVIHQLPQTQETLWLRLLGRGTVQKRAIDELAALPLNQPYVKITLELLYNLQKNLKINQSSQTEDQELIMRLAPLYQQDRELAKQEGLQEGLQEGLQEGLQKEKSLIIRQLNRRIGEIDSLLVQKVQQLSVEKLEELGEALLDFTSITDLETWLKNYQ from the coding sequence ATGACACGCTTTATACACGATCAATTTGCCAAAGATTATTTAGAAGAATTACTCAAACCTTATGGAGAAGTGCAAGCAGCTAGTCAAGTAGCTGGAGAAATCCGAGAAATAGATGTATTATTTACACCATTTCCCAATCAAACAACCAACGTAGAATTATTAGGATTATTAGGCAAATTAGCCACAACACCAGCCATCTTTGAGCCATTTCGTAACCCAGCATCAACAGAAGAAATCTGTGATTGTCTGTTAAAATCATTAGAAGTCAGAGGTGCATTAAGAAGAGCAGCCAAACGGGAACAAACCACCAAAATAAAAATTGAGATCCCTAAATTATGGATTCTCACCCCCACCGCATCAAAGAACATCATCTCAGGATTTAGCGAGACAACAAAACCAGATTCCTTACCCGGAATATACTATTTAGCAAAATCATTACACGCCGCAATTGTCGTTATTCATCAATTACCCCAAACTCAAGAAACACTGTGGTTAAGACTTTTAGGTAGAGGTACAGTCCAAAAACGAGCTATTGATGAATTAGCTGCGTTACCATTAAATCAACCTTACGTCAAAATCACCTTAGAACTACTCTACAACCTCCAGAAAAACTTAAAAATCAATCAAAGTTCACAAACAGAAGATCAGGAGTTGATTATGCGATTAGCACCACTTTACCAACAAGACCGAGAACTAGCTAAACAAGAAGGATTACAAGAAGGATTACAAGAAGGATTACAAGAAGGACTGCAAAAAGAAAAAAGTCTAATTATCCGGCAATTAAATCGCCGAATTGGGGAAATTGATTCATTATTAGTTCAAAAAGTTCAGCAATTATCTGTTGAGAAACTGGAAGAATTAGGAGAGGCTTTATTAGACTTTACTTCAATTACAGATTTAGAAACTTGGCTGAAAAATTACCAATAA
- a CDS encoding DUF4351 domain-containing protein: MTRFIHDQFAKDYLEELLKPYGEVQAASQVAGEIREIDVLFTPFPNQTTNVELLGLLGTLATTPAIFEPFRNPASTEEICDCLLKSLEVRGALRRAAKREQTTSAKIEIPKLWILTPTASKNIISGFSETTKPDSLPGIYYLPKSLHAAIVVIHQLPQTQETLWLRLLGRGTVQKRAIDELAALPLNQPYVKITLELLYNLQKNLKINQSSQTEDQELIMRLAPLYQQDRELAKQEGLQEGLEKEQRLIIRLLNRRVGEIDSLLVQKVQELPVEKLEELGEALLDFTSVTDLETWLKLYN; this comes from the coding sequence ATGACACGCTTTATACACGATCAATTCGCCAAGGACTACTTAGAAGAATTACTCAAACCTTATGGAGAAGTCCAAGCAGCCAGTCAAGTAGCTGGAGAAATCCGAGAAATAGACGTATTATTTACACCATTTCCCAACCAAACAACCAACGTAGAACTATTAGGATTATTAGGCACATTAGCCACAACACCAGCTATTTTCGAGCCATTTCGTAACCCAGCATCAACAGAAGAAATCTGTGATTGTCTGTTAAAATCATTAGAAGTCAGAGGTGCATTAAGAAGAGCAGCCAAACGGGAACAAACCACCAGCGCAAAAATTGAGATTCCTAAATTATGGATTCTCACCCCCACCGCATCAAAAAACATCATCTCAGGATTTAGCGAGACAACAAAACCAGATTCCTTACCCGGAATATACTATTTACCAAAATCATTACACGCCGCAATTGTCGTTATTCATCAATTACCCCAAACTCAAGAAACACTGTGGTTAAGACTTTTAGGTAGAGGTACAGTCCAAAAACGAGCAATTGATGAATTAGCTGCGTTACCATTAAATCAACCTTACGTCAAAATCACCTTAGAACTACTCTACAACCTCCAGAAAAATTTAAAAATCAATCAAAGTTCACAAACAGAAGATCAGGAGTTGATTATGCGATTAGCACCACTTTACCAACAAGACAGAGAACTAGCTAAACAAGAAGGATTACAAGAAGGACTGGAAAAAGAACAACGTCTAATTATCCGTCTTTTAAACCGCCGAGTTGGGGAAATTGATTCATTATTAGTTCAAAAAGTCCAAGAATTACCTGTTGAAAAACTTGAAGAATTAGGAGAAGCTTTATTAGATTTTACTTCAGTTACAGATTTAGAAACTTGGCTAAAATTGTATAACTAA